The following proteins are encoded in a genomic region of Desulfovibrio sp. JC010:
- the rplM gene encoding 50S ribosomal protein L13 encodes MKTYIPKDEDISREWFVVDAKDMVLGRLATQIANKLRGKDKAIFTPHMDTGDFVVVLNADKIKVTGNKLDNKRYYKHTNHPGGLKERTLKVMLEKKPEVVIETAVRGMLPKSRLGRQMIKKLKVYAGTDHPHTAQQPKALEF; translated from the coding sequence ATGAAGACATATATTCCTAAAGACGAAGACATCAGCCGCGAGTGGTTCGTAGTTGATGCTAAAGATATGGTACTCGGACGCCTGGCAACCCAGATCGCCAACAAACTGAGAGGAAAAGATAAAGCTATCTTCACCCCTCACATGGACACCGGCGATTTCGTAGTCGTGCTTAACGCAGACAAAATCAAGGTTACCGGCAACAAACTGGATAACAAACGCTACTACAAGCACACCAACCACCCCGGTGGTCTGAAAGAAAGAACTCTCAAGGTTATGCTTGAGAAGAAGCCTGAAGTAGTTATCGAAACCGCAGTCCGCGGCATGCTCCCCAAGAGCCGCCTCGGCAGACAGATGATCAAAAAGCTGAAAGTATATGCTGGTACCGATCATCCTC
- the alaS gene encoding alanine--tRNA ligase, translating into MKASEIRERFLKYFEKNGHTIVDSSSLVPKDDPTLLFTNAGMVQFKNTFIGQEKRDYVRATTSQKCLRVGGKHNDLENVGRTARHHTFFEMLGNFSFGDYFKEDAIKFCWEFLTEELGLPKEKLYVTIFTDDDEADELWQKVVNFPAERIYRLGEKENFWSMGDTGPCGPCTEVHIDQGEDMSCGPNCGIGKCDCDRYLEIWNLVFMQFDQAADGTRTPLPRPSIDTGMGLERITAVCQGVQSNFETDIFQPMIQAVAKKAGVKYKEDKEIDTALQVIADHSRSIAFLITDQILPSNEGRGYVLRRLIRRAFRFGRLLGLTDPFLHETTAMVVEEMSGQFPELLDNKDFMARMVKEEEERFSQTLDKGLLILEEEMEELKKEGKKLISGETAFKLYDTFGFPLDIINDIAEKRDFNVDEAGFTAAMKEQKDRAKAAWKGSGEKNSGAIFRQVLEAGLSNSFSGYTELTTESRIVNLLSEEGEHLEKITQGEGGWIITAATPFYGESGGQMGDTGAVGTMTGNAEVLETVKASAGLTASKIFVSEGELIIDQEAKLEVAPETRTATERNHTVTHLLHAALKNVLGDHVKQSGSLVGPDRLRFDFTHIAAMTPEEIGQVENEVNRAILGDTPVVVQEMKSDEAAAKGATALFGEKYGDVVRVVEIPGESMELCGGTHLKATGEAGTFIIQSESGVAAGIRRIEAATGWNSLKFLQEQRAEVVTSSAMLKAAPGQLADRIAALQSQVKELTKANDKLQSKLASGAGADLMSSVEEIGGVKVLAAKLEVTNVKALRDQADALKSKMDSGIFCLVAEVDGGKVSLIIAVTKDLHDRFKAGALIKPVAAEVGGGGGGRPDMAQAGGTNPAGIEKAFATLKKLVAES; encoded by the coding sequence ATGAAGGCCAGTGAAATCAGAGAAAGATTCCTTAAGTATTTCGAAAAGAACGGACACACAATTGTAGACAGCTCCTCCCTCGTTCCCAAGGACGATCCGACCCTGCTTTTTACCAACGCGGGTATGGTTCAGTTCAAGAACACCTTCATCGGTCAGGAAAAAAGGGACTACGTACGAGCGACTACTTCCCAGAAGTGTCTGCGCGTGGGCGGCAAGCACAACGACCTCGAAAATGTAGGCCGTACCGCACGCCACCACACCTTTTTTGAAATGCTCGGAAACTTCTCCTTCGGCGACTACTTTAAAGAAGACGCCATTAAATTTTGCTGGGAATTCCTCACTGAGGAACTGGGGCTGCCCAAAGAAAAACTTTACGTCACCATCTTTACTGATGACGATGAAGCGGATGAACTCTGGCAGAAGGTTGTAAACTTTCCTGCTGAGCGCATCTACCGCCTCGGCGAGAAGGAAAACTTCTGGTCCATGGGTGACACCGGTCCCTGCGGTCCCTGCACCGAGGTCCACATCGATCAGGGCGAAGACATGAGCTGCGGCCCCAATTGCGGCATCGGCAAATGTGACTGCGACCGTTACCTCGAAATCTGGAACCTCGTCTTCATGCAGTTCGACCAGGCTGCAGACGGCACCCGCACTCCCCTGCCCCGTCCCTCCATTGATACCGGAATGGGTCTGGAGCGCATCACTGCGGTTTGTCAGGGCGTGCAGTCCAACTTCGAGACCGATATTTTTCAGCCCATGATTCAGGCTGTGGCCAAGAAAGCCGGAGTTAAATACAAGGAAGACAAGGAAATCGACACTGCTTTGCAGGTTATCGCCGATCATTCCCGCTCCATCGCTTTCCTGATCACCGACCAGATCCTGCCTTCCAACGAAGGCCGCGGCTACGTGCTGCGCCGTCTGATCCGCCGTGCGTTCCGCTTCGGCCGTCTGCTCGGCCTGACCGATCCGTTCCTCCACGAAACAACCGCCATGGTTGTGGAAGAAATGAGCGGCCAGTTCCCAGAACTGCTGGACAACAAAGATTTCATGGCCCGCATGGTCAAGGAAGAGGAAGAGCGTTTCAGCCAGACTCTGGACAAAGGGCTGCTGATCCTTGAAGAAGAAATGGAAGAGCTGAAAAAAGAAGGCAAGAAACTCATCTCCGGTGAGACAGCTTTCAAGCTCTATGACACCTTCGGCTTCCCGCTGGACATCATCAACGATATCGCGGAAAAACGTGATTTCAATGTTGACGAAGCAGGCTTCACCGCAGCCATGAAAGAACAGAAGGATCGCGCCAAAGCGGCCTGGAAAGGTTCCGGCGAAAAGAACTCCGGCGCGATTTTCCGTCAGGTTCTGGAAGCGGGCTTAAGCAACAGCTTCAGCGGCTACACCGAGCTGACCACAGAATCCCGCATCGTGAACCTGCTTTCCGAAGAAGGTGAACACCTTGAGAAAATCACTCAGGGCGAAGGCGGCTGGATCATCACCGCCGCGACCCCCTTCTACGGTGAATCCGGCGGTCAGATGGGAGATACCGGAGCTGTAGGCACCATGACCGGTAACGCGGAAGTACTGGAAACCGTTAAGGCTTCCGCAGGACTTACCGCATCCAAAATTTTCGTAAGCGAAGGCGAACTGATCATCGATCAGGAAGCCAAGCTTGAAGTCGCACCGGAAACAAGGACAGCAACAGAACGTAACCACACAGTTACACACCTGCTCCACGCTGCCCTGAAAAATGTTCTGGGCGACCACGTCAAACAGTCCGGGTCACTGGTGGGACCTGACCGTTTACGTTTTGACTTCACCCACATTGCAGCCATGACTCCCGAAGAAATCGGGCAGGTTGAAAATGAGGTAAACCGTGCTATACTGGGCGACACTCCCGTAGTCGTACAGGAAATGAAAAGTGACGAAGCCGCCGCTAAAGGCGCAACCGCACTCTTCGGCGAAAAGTACGGTGACGTGGTCAGAGTTGTTGAAATTCCGGGCGAATCCATGGAACTTTGCGGTGGTACCCACCTCAAGGCGACCGGTGAAGCCGGAACATTTATAATCCAGTCCGAGTCCGGAGTTGCTGCGGGTATCCGCCGCATCGAAGCCGCAACCGGCTGGAATTCACTCAAATTTCTGCAGGAGCAGCGCGCTGAAGTCGTTACATCTTCCGCTATGCTCAAAGCAGCACCCGGACAGCTGGCCGACAGAATTGCGGCCCTGCAGTCTCAGGTGAAGGAACTTACCAAAGCCAATGACAAGCTTCAGTCAAAACTGGCTTCCGGTGCAGGTGCGGACCTGATGAGTTCCGTAGAAGAGATTGGCGGCGTGAAAGTGCTCGCAGCCAAGCTCGAAGTTACCAATGTCAAAGCTCTGCGCGATCAGGCCGATGCCCTGAAATCCAAAATGGATTCCGGCATCTTCTGCCTTGTCGCAGAGGTTGATGGTGGTAAAGTTTCCCTGATTATCGCCGTGACCAAGGACTTGCACGATAGATTCAAGGCCGGCGCATTAATCAAACCCGTTGCAGCTGAGGTAGGCGGCGGTGGTGGCGGCAGGCCCGATATGGCGCAGGCCGGTGGAACCAACCCCGCTGGAATTGAAAAAGCATTCGCAACCCTCAAGAAACTGGTTGCAGAGTCATAA
- the recA gene encoding recombinase RecA, producing MSKKNANPEELRKAALSTALTTIERKFGKGSIMRLDSDVAQQIPVIPTGSISLDMALGIGGIPKGRITEVYGPESSGKTTLALHVIAECQKAGGTAAFVDAEHALDVKYAKRLGVNTDELLISQPDYGEQALEITDLLVRSGAVDIVIIDSVAALIPQAELEGNMGETQVGGQARLMSHALRKLTGTIHKSKAVVLFINQIRMKIGMTGYGSPETTSGGNALKFYSSVRLDIRRIQTLKDKDEVFGSRTRIKVIKNKVAPPFREALVDILYGTGMSREGELLDLGVDHGVVDKSGAWYAFGSERLGQGKENVRAFLAETPEIREQIEDKLLIHLGIKEDPDANVDEKVDEQRPTE from the coding sequence ATGAGCAAGAAGAACGCAAATCCCGAAGAACTCCGCAAGGCCGCCTTATCCACAGCCCTGACCACCATTGAACGCAAGTTCGGCAAGGGCTCCATCATGCGCCTTGATTCCGATGTGGCACAGCAGATTCCGGTAATTCCCACCGGATCCATCAGCCTTGATATGGCTCTGGGCATCGGCGGTATCCCCAAGGGCAGAATCACTGAGGTATACGGCCCGGAATCTTCAGGTAAAACAACTCTGGCCCTGCACGTTATTGCGGAATGCCAGAAAGCGGGCGGCACCGCGGCATTTGTAGATGCGGAACACGCCCTTGATGTGAAATACGCCAAAAGACTTGGCGTAAACACTGACGAACTGCTCATTTCCCAGCCGGACTACGGTGAGCAGGCCCTTGAGATCACCGACCTGCTGGTCCGCTCCGGTGCGGTTGATATTGTAATTATCGACTCCGTTGCCGCGCTTATTCCGCAGGCGGAACTGGAAGGCAACATGGGTGAGACACAGGTCGGCGGACAGGCCAGACTTATGTCCCATGCCCTGAGAAAACTGACCGGTACCATCCATAAATCGAAGGCCGTCGTACTTTTCATCAACCAGATCCGCATGAAGATCGGCATGACCGGATACGGCAGCCCGGAAACAACTTCCGGTGGTAACGCGCTTAAATTCTATTCCTCTGTCCGTCTGGATATCCGCAGAATCCAGACCCTGAAAGACAAAGATGAGGTTTTCGGTTCCCGCACAAGGATCAAGGTCATTAAAAACAAAGTTGCGCCGCCGTTTCGCGAAGCACTGGTTGATATCCTTTATGGAACAGGCATGTCCCGCGAAGGAGAGCTGCTCGACCTCGGCGTGGATCACGGCGTTGTGGACAAATCCGGTGCATGGTACGCCTTCGGATCCGAACGGCTGGGACAGGGCAAGGAAAACGTACGCGCCTTCCTTGCTGAAACCCCGGAAATCCGCGAACAGATTGAAGACAAACTTCTCATCCACCTCGGCATTAAAGAAGATCCTGATGCGAATGTAGACGAGAAGGTTGACGAACAGAGACCTACAGAGTAA
- a CDS encoding tRNA(5-methylaminomethyl-2-thiouridylate) methyltransferase, which produces MNKQYDALALFSGGLDSILACRVIQDQGLKVLGLHFVTPFFGNPEKIEHWQEVYGVEILPVDISEKYVRMMLDVPDHGMGKLVNPCVDCKIMMISHAKALMEEYGAKFIISGEVTGQRPMSQRPPTLNAIRNCSETGDILLRPLCAQSQPETAVEKSGLVDRSKLPNIFGRGRKEQLQMAKDYGFSEIPTPAGGCKLTEQENAARYFPLLQRLEEADVNSFQLATTGRQFWAGNKMLVVGRNKNDNERIEDLYEAEDYLFEVRGFPGPLSIGRAFCHEEWTQQEVLDAAAMTASFSPKAVKSGEEIHVAVIGPEGEMIVTVMPNRDTSFVRPTLDGLKEWKKERGGL; this is translated from the coding sequence ATGAACAAACAATATGACGCTCTGGCCCTGTTTTCCGGGGGCCTCGACAGTATATTAGCCTGCAGGGTGATTCAGGATCAGGGATTGAAAGTCCTCGGTCTGCACTTTGTGACGCCTTTTTTCGGTAATCCCGAGAAGATAGAACATTGGCAGGAAGTTTACGGGGTGGAGATTCTCCCCGTGGACATCAGCGAAAAATATGTCCGGATGATGCTCGATGTGCCCGACCACGGCATGGGCAAGCTGGTTAACCCTTGTGTGGACTGCAAAATCATGATGATCAGCCACGCCAAAGCTCTCATGGAAGAGTATGGCGCGAAATTCATCATTTCCGGGGAGGTCACCGGACAGCGGCCCATGTCCCAGCGTCCGCCGACCCTCAACGCCATCCGTAATTGTTCCGAAACCGGAGACATCCTGCTCCGTCCGCTCTGCGCCCAGTCGCAGCCGGAAACCGCAGTGGAAAAATCCGGTCTGGTGGATCGTTCAAAGCTGCCCAATATTTTCGGGCGCGGTCGTAAAGAACAGCTCCAGATGGCCAAGGATTACGGTTTTTCAGAAATTCCCACTCCCGCAGGGGGCTGCAAGCTCACCGAGCAGGAGAATGCGGCCCGCTATTTTCCGCTGTTGCAGCGTTTAGAAGAAGCGGACGTGAATTCCTTTCAGCTGGCAACCACCGGACGCCAGTTCTGGGCCGGAAACAAGATGCTCGTAGTAGGCCGCAATAAAAATGACAACGAGCGCATCGAAGATCTCTACGAAGCCGAAGATTACCTTTTCGAAGTGCGCGGTTTTCCCGGTCCGCTGAGCATCGGTCGCGCTTTCTGCCATGAAGAATGGACGCAGCAGGAAGTGCTCGATGCCGCAGCCATGACCGCATCATTCTCGCCCAAGGCTGTGAAATCCGGCGAAGAAATCCACGTGGCGGTAATCGGACCCGAAGGCGAGATGATCGTGACGGTCATGCCTAATCGTGATACCTCTTTTGTTCGGCCTACGCTTGATGGCTTGAAAGAATGGAAGAAGGAGCGCGGAGGGCTTTAA
- a CDS encoding calcium/sodium antiporter, with product MLSNIFFFVLSIFLLWFGADWIVESASKIARKYKVSDLVIGLTIVAFGTSAPEFLVTATAAFKGLSDISLSNVVGSNIFNLGFILGLMALIKPLPTNRSLAMRDAPLLLATTAMILGLAYFDMLDRAAGITLLAILGGYISYLLVHSKRAASAMAGIVPEVEEDDGTALSAKDWGQLLAGFIGIALGGEFMVDSASEIARHFGVSNWVIGMTIVAAGTSLPELVTCLAASLKGRNEMLLGNLIGSDFFNFAGVLGLTCLMRPLEVSPDAIPGLTVLVGMVALVLFFIRTGWKVSRLEGAILVCLSLGRWAFDFMG from the coding sequence ATGCTTTCTAATATATTTTTCTTTGTCCTGAGTATTTTTCTGCTCTGGTTCGGCGCGGACTGGATTGTCGAGTCTGCTTCGAAGATTGCCAGAAAGTACAAGGTTTCCGATCTGGTCATCGGGTTGACCATTGTGGCTTTCGGTACTTCGGCACCGGAATTTCTGGTCACAGCCACGGCGGCGTTTAAGGGATTATCGGATATTTCCCTTTCCAATGTGGTCGGGTCCAATATTTTCAACCTCGGTTTTATTCTGGGACTGATGGCCCTGATCAAGCCGCTGCCGACTAACAGATCGCTGGCAATGCGCGATGCACCGCTGCTGCTGGCAACCACAGCCATGATTCTGGGGCTGGCCTATTTTGATATGCTGGACCGCGCTGCCGGGATCACTTTGCTGGCTATTCTGGGCGGTTATATCAGTTATTTGCTGGTGCATAGCAAACGGGCAGCCAGTGCCATGGCCGGGATTGTTCCCGAAGTGGAAGAGGATGACGGCACCGCGCTTAGCGCAAAAGACTGGGGCCAGTTGCTAGCCGGATTTATCGGTATCGCGCTGGGCGGTGAATTCATGGTTGATTCAGCGTCTGAGATCGCGCGCCATTTCGGTGTTTCCAACTGGGTGATCGGCATGACCATTGTTGCTGCCGGGACCTCCCTGCCGGAACTGGTGACCTGTCTTGCCGCGTCGCTGAAAGGGCGTAATGAAATGCTGCTCGGAAACCTGATCGGCAGTGACTTTTTCAACTTCGCAGGGGTGCTCGGCCTGACCTGCCTGATGCGTCCGCTGGAAGTTTCCCCGGATGCGATCCCGGGTCTGACCGTACTGGTCGGCATGGTCGCGCTGGTGCTTTTCTTTATCCGCACCGGCTGGAAAGTCAGCAGGCTGGAGGGGGCGATACTGGTCTGCCTGAGCCTTGGACGCTGGGCTTTTGATTTTATGGGTTAA
- a CDS encoding DUF6765 family protein has translation MANFEGMIFSRKHSLLNYFLYCIVLFLGIIIGLHLLNIHLITERFIMQKDMHYYGTYVMARAAGIGRGKAQIIASAAQFVDDNAASKAIEFKDGGALQSRATAHHWYHLRNIDTDDQRLVWVPFHFLPGNEGEKFSERLICRKDSKIAQAMVANHLDHADDIKFSDELIGITAHVYADTFSHYGFSGVSSRQNEIINDSFNFYEIPNNTEKYLLDRQKEFKSNYSKESGLLANIKSWFAETLSGALGHGAACTFPDRPYLKWDFEYEYAGRCEMRDNPKTFLEACEALHGMFVRYTEAKQGVKGGDRIDFAEIKPKIQAIIEFKGGEEEGSEPNEEARTERWKKAVSEEKILGNNEEIPEYLGEEWLKEKSRLHGDKASEIIKSRDVYQFYQAASYHRHYVLRNLLPDNDLVVA, from the coding sequence ATGGCAAACTTTGAAGGTATGATTTTTAGCCGCAAGCACTCACTATTAAATTATTTTCTATATTGCATCGTCTTATTTTTAGGCATAATTATAGGTCTTCATCTTTTAAATATCCATTTAATTACAGAAAGGTTTATTATGCAAAAAGACATGCATTACTACGGAACCTACGTCATGGCTCGTGCGGCAGGGATCGGCCGAGGCAAAGCCCAGATTATTGCCAGCGCCGCCCAGTTTGTGGATGACAATGCAGCCAGCAAAGCAATTGAATTCAAAGATGGCGGGGCTCTGCAATCGCGCGCAACCGCACATCATTGGTACCATCTACGAAACATCGACACGGATGATCAGCGGCTGGTCTGGGTGCCGTTCCATTTCCTTCCCGGAAATGAAGGAGAAAAATTCTCGGAAAGGCTTATCTGTCGCAAAGACAGTAAAATTGCCCAAGCAATGGTAGCTAATCATTTGGATCACGCCGACGATATAAAATTTTCAGATGAACTCATCGGAATCACAGCTCATGTTTATGCCGACACATTCTCTCACTATGGATTCAGTGGCGTCAGTTCCAGACAGAACGAAATAATAAACGACAGTTTCAATTTTTACGAAATTCCCAACAACACAGAAAAATATCTTCTTGACAGACAAAAGGAATTCAAAAGTAACTATTCAAAAGAATCAGGGTTGCTTGCAAACATCAAATCGTGGTTTGCGGAAACTCTGTCTGGGGCTCTTGGTCACGGCGCGGCCTGCACCTTTCCTGACCGACCGTATTTAAAATGGGATTTTGAATACGAATATGCCGGAAGATGCGAAATGAGAGACAACCCCAAAACTTTTCTTGAAGCATGTGAAGCTCTGCACGGCATGTTTGTGCGATACACTGAAGCTAAACAGGGAGTAAAAGGGGGCGACAGAATCGACTTCGCAGAGATCAAACCTAAAATTCAAGCAATTATTGAATTCAAAGGCGGAGAAGAAGAAGGCAGCGAACCGAATGAGGAAGCTCGCACCGAAAGATGGAAAAAGGCTGTCTCCGAGGAGAAAATTCTTGGGAACAATGAAGAGATCCCTGAATACCTCGGAGAAGAGTGGCTCAAAGAAAAATCAAGACTTCACGGCGACAAGGCATCAGAAATAATTAAAAGTAGAGATGTATACCAGTTTTACCAAGCCGCCTCATACCACCGCCATTATGTCCTTCGCAATTTGCTTCCTGACAATGATCTAGTAGTAGCCTAA
- a CDS encoding oligopeptide:H+ symporter: MSKSSSGAFSHPKPFYLLFSVEMWERFGYYGMQALLVLFMVKKLGFSDNLADQTFSAFAALVYAFICAGGYIGDKILGNRRTMFLGAVVLAAGYALLGFDCEKFLYPALGIIIAGNGLFKANPSALVSKLYEKGDSRVDGAFTLYYMAINIGSFAAMSLCPIIQKHYGWNAGFFTCFIGMLIAIGNFIVFRSILDPIGSEADFEPLNFKKLLLTLLGTVGIAGTSALLLTHLTVAHWILYGSLVVVAVLYVREIMRAEHHEKANLVICLILMAEAIVFFALYQQMPTSLNLFAARNVDPHIFGIPVEAASFQALNPFWVMVISPVLAVVYARLDKVGKDLSLPGKFALGMMMCCAAFMTLAYVAKYQADANGFVSGNWLVLSYGFQSLGELLVSGLGLAMVARLTPERSMGFMMGAWFMFQSVAMVLGGEIATMASVPEHGVTAMQSLQIYDDLFFKIGTATGAIGLVMAGFVPVLKKYIRD; the protein is encoded by the coding sequence ATGTCGAAGAGTTCAAGCGGTGCTTTCAGCCATCCCAAGCCATTTTATCTGCTCTTCTCCGTGGAGATGTGGGAACGGTTCGGTTACTACGGAATGCAGGCCCTTCTGGTTTTGTTCATGGTCAAGAAACTTGGGTTTTCCGATAATCTGGCGGACCAGACTTTCAGTGCTTTTGCGGCTCTCGTCTACGCTTTTATCTGCGCGGGCGGGTATATCGGCGATAAGATTCTGGGTAACCGCCGGACCATGTTTCTGGGGGCGGTGGTGCTGGCAGCGGGCTACGCACTGCTGGGCTTCGACTGCGAGAAATTTCTTTATCCGGCACTGGGGATTATTATCGCCGGGAACGGGTTGTTCAAGGCCAACCCTTCGGCTCTGGTTTCCAAGCTCTATGAAAAGGGCGATTCCCGAGTGGACGGGGCCTTTACTCTTTATTACATGGCCATCAATATCGGCTCATTCGCGGCCATGTCGCTCTGCCCGATCATTCAGAAACATTATGGCTGGAATGCCGGGTTCTTTACCTGCTTTATCGGCATGCTCATTGCCATCGGAAACTTCATTGTTTTCCGTTCCATTCTCGATCCCATCGGCTCCGAGGCGGATTTTGAACCGCTTAATTTCAAAAAACTGCTGCTGACTCTGCTCGGCACAGTGGGTATTGCCGGGACATCGGCTCTGCTGCTGACCCATCTGACTGTAGCCCACTGGATTCTCTATGGTTCACTTGTCGTGGTGGCGGTTCTTTATGTGCGCGAGATCATGCGCGCTGAACATCACGAAAAAGCCAACCTGGTCATCTGCCTGATTCTTATGGCCGAGGCGATAGTCTTTTTTGCTCTTTATCAGCAGATGCCGACCTCGCTGAACCTTTTCGCGGCCCGTAATGTGGACCCGCATATTTTCGGAATCCCGGTGGAAGCGGCCTCTTTTCAGGCTTTGAATCCGTTCTGGGTCATGGTTATCAGTCCGGTGCTGGCTGTTGTTTATGCCCGGCTGGATAAAGTGGGCAAGGATCTTTCTCTGCCCGGCAAATTCGCGCTGGGCATGATGATGTGCTGTGCTGCCTTTATGACTCTGGCGTATGTCGCCAAATATCAGGCCGATGCCAACGGTTTTGTTTCCGGTAACTGGCTGGTCTTAAGCTACGGATTTCAGAGTCTCGGAGAACTGCTGGTCAGCGGGCTCGGTCTGGCAATGGTTGCACGGCTGACCCCGGAACGGTCCATGGGTTTTATGATGGGGGCGTGGTTCATGTTTCAGTCCGTGGCCATGGTGCTCGGCGGTGAGATTGCGACCATGGCCAGTGTGCCGGAACATGGGGTGACCGCCATGCAGTCTTTGCAGATTTATGACGACCTGTTTTTTAAGATAGGCACCGCCACAGGGGCTATCGGGCTGGTTATGGCCGGTTTTGTCCCGGTGTTGAAAAAGTATATCCGGGATTAA
- a CDS encoding Bax inhibitor-1/YccA family protein, with protein MSRFGAAGSVSARPEVLNAFMRGIYSWMSAGLLATAAVAWVTLSTPAVLNLVLAQNPETGAIGPTMLFWAALIGEIGLVFYLSMRISKLSSGAATGLFMAYSALNGLTISTILIAYTAASIFQTFLVTAGMFGAMSLYGLTTRKDLTGMGSFMIMGLFGIIIASVVNFFMQSSAMEFAISVLGVFIFAGLTAYDSQKLKDMGEYIPADDATAVRRGTILGALTLYLDFINMFIFLLRLMGNRE; from the coding sequence ATGAGTAGATTCGGTGCAGCCGGTTCCGTTAGCGCGAGACCGGAAGTCCTTAATGCTTTTATGCGCGGTATATACAGCTGGATGAGCGCGGGCCTTCTGGCCACTGCTGCTGTGGCATGGGTTACCCTTTCCACCCCGGCGGTGCTGAACCTTGTGCTGGCCCAGAACCCTGAAACCGGAGCCATCGGCCCGACCATGCTTTTCTGGGCGGCCCTTATCGGTGAAATCGGTCTGGTCTTCTACCTGTCCATGCGTATTTCCAAACTTTCATCCGGTGCTGCCACCGGGCTGTTCATGGCTTACAGTGCGCTGAACGGTTTGACGATATCCACCATTCTGATCGCTTACACAGCGGCATCCATCTTTCAGACCTTTCTGGTTACCGCAGGTATGTTCGGAGCCATGTCCCTGTACGGTTTGACCACCCGCAAGGACCTGACCGGAATGGGATCGTTCATGATAATGGGTCTGTTCGGCATTATCATCGCTTCTGTGGTGAACTTTTTCATGCAGAGTTCCGCCATGGAATTTGCAATTTCCGTTCTCGGCGTATTCATCTTCGCGGGCCTGACCGCTTACGATTCCCAGAAGCTGAAAGACATGGGCGAGTACATTCCCGCTGATGATGCCACCGCAGTAAGACGCGGCACCATCCTCGGCGCGCTGACCCTGTATCTCGACTTTATCAACATGTTCATCTTCCTGCTTCGCCTCATGGGTAACCGCGAGTAG
- a CDS encoding virulence RhuM family protein: protein MGNERQLTVMDQTTEFIMYSVPDGNVKVEVFLHDENLWLPQKRIAELFGIQRPSITRHLKNIFESGELDEKSVCSIFEHTAEDGKCYKTKYYNLDAIISVGYRVNSTKATQFRIWATSLLKEFIVKGFVLDDERLKNGRHFGKDYFRELLERVRSIRASERRIYQQITDIFAECSIDYDPRSDMTRNFYAHVQDKFHYAITGMTSAELIHYKADAAKPVMGLLSYKHAPDGRVLKSDVKIGKNYLTEDEIRKLERAVSSFFDYIENLIERRNSFTMEAFADSVNRFLEFNEYKVLEGYGSVSRKQAEEKAFVEYDKFNKTQKIESDFDRAIKAVKAKKNKV, encoded by the coding sequence ATGGGTAACGAAAGACAACTGACAGTTATGGATCAGACTACTGAATTCATTATGTATTCAGTTCCAGACGGAAATGTTAAAGTTGAAGTTTTTCTTCATGATGAGAATTTATGGTTACCCCAGAAGAGGATTGCAGAGCTTTTTGGTATTCAGCGTCCTTCAATTACAAGGCATCTTAAGAATATTTTTGAGAGCGGTGAGCTTGATGAAAAATCAGTATGTTCAATTTTTGAACATACTGCCGAAGATGGTAAATGCTATAAAACGAAGTATTATAATCTTGATGCAATAATTTCAGTTGGATATAGGGTCAACTCAACTAAGGCTACCCAGTTTAGGATTTGGGCGACATCTCTTTTGAAGGAATTCATTGTTAAAGGGTTTGTCCTTGATGATGAACGACTTAAAAATGGCCGACATTTCGGTAAAGATTATTTCAGGGAGCTGCTGGAGCGGGTACGCTCAATCCGGGCCAGCGAGAGGCGTATTTATCAGCAGATAACGGATATTTTTGCAGAATGCAGCATTGACTATGACCCTCGTTCCGATATGACGCGCAATTTTTATGCGCATGTTCAAGATAAATTTCATTATGCCATAACCGGGATGACTTCTGCTGAATTAATACATTACAAAGCAGATGCAGCAAAGCCAGTGATGGGATTACTCAGTTATAAGCATGCTCCTGATGGGCGAGTTCTAAAGTCAGATGTAAAGATTGGTAAGAATTATCTTACAGAAGATGAAATACGAAAGTTGGAACGCGCTGTTAGTTCTTTTTTTGATTACATAGAAAATTTGATTGAGCGTAGGAATTCTTTCACGATGGAGGCTTTTGCTGATAGTGTGAATCGGTTTTTGGAATTTAATGAATATAAGGTTCTTGAAGGATATGGCTCTGTCTCACGCAAGCAGGCAGAAGAGAAAGCATTTGTTGAATATGATAAATTTAACAAAACTCAGAAAATTGAATCTGATTTTGATAGAGCTATAAAAGCTGTTAAGGCTAAAAAAAATAAGGTGTAA